A single region of the Malaclemys terrapin pileata isolate rMalTer1 chromosome 20 unlocalized genomic scaffold, rMalTer1.hap1 SUPER_20_unloc_1, whole genome shotgun sequence genome encodes:
- the SSR4 gene encoding translocon-associated protein subunit delta isoform X1 produces the protein MALTGIALLLAAAAALGGARGEPCPEPTIVPSYYTTADAVISSESVFVVEIALTCRNGAQNVALYADVNGKQFPVTRGQDVGRYQVSWSMEHRAARSGTYEVKFFDEESYSALRKAQRNNEDVSAIRALFTVSVDHRGAWSGPWVSTEVLAAAIGLLVYYLALSAKGSIQA, from the exons ATGGCGCTGACGGGGATCGCGCTGCTCCTGGCGGCGGCAGCGGCGCTGGGCGGGGCCAGAG gtgaGCCGTGCCCGGAGCCCACCATCGTCCCGTCCTATTACACCACGGCCGACGCCGTCATCTCCTCGGAGAGCGTCTTCGTGGTGGAGATTGCGCTCACCTGCCGCAATGGGGCGCAG AATGTCGCCCTGTATGCTGACGTAAACGGCAAACAGTTCCCCGTCACCCGGGGGCAGGACGTGGGACGCTACCAG gtcTCATGGAGCATGGAGCACAGGGCTGCCCGGTCAGGCACCTATGAAGTGAAGTTCTTTGACGAGGAGTCGTACAGCGCCCTGCGCAAG GCCCAGCGCAACAACGAGGACGTATCGGCGATCCGAGCCCTGTTCACAGTCAGCGTGGATCACCGG GGCGCCTGGAGCGGACCCTGGGTCTCCACGGAGGTGCTGGCTGCCGCCATCGGGCTCCTCGTCTACTACTTGGCCCTGAGCGCCAAGGGGAGCATCCAAGCCTGA
- the SSR4 gene encoding translocon-associated protein subunit delta isoform X2, with protein sequence MALTGIALLLAAAAALGGARGEPCPEPTIVPSYYTTADAVISSESVFVVEIALTCRNGAQNVALYADVNGKQFPVTRGQDVGRYQAQRNNEDVSAIRALFTVSVDHRGAWSGPWVSTEVLAAAIGLLVYYLALSAKGSIQA encoded by the exons ATGGCGCTGACGGGGATCGCGCTGCTCCTGGCGGCGGCAGCGGCGCTGGGCGGGGCCAGAG gtgaGCCGTGCCCGGAGCCCACCATCGTCCCGTCCTATTACACCACGGCCGACGCCGTCATCTCCTCGGAGAGCGTCTTCGTGGTGGAGATTGCGCTCACCTGCCGCAATGGGGCGCAG AATGTCGCCCTGTATGCTGACGTAAACGGCAAACAGTTCCCCGTCACCCGGGGGCAGGACGTGGGACGCTACCAG GCCCAGCGCAACAACGAGGACGTATCGGCGATCCGAGCCCTGTTCACAGTCAGCGTGGATCACCGG GGCGCCTGGAGCGGACCCTGGGTCTCCACGGAGGTGCTGGCTGCCGCCATCGGGCTCCTCGTCTACTACTTGGCCCTGAGCGCCAAGGGGAGCATCCAAGCCTGA